Proteins co-encoded in one bacterium genomic window:
- a CDS encoding sulfatase-like hydrolase/transferase yields the protein MYLGPKAQLYANEVANNPLAQVFFDYPADNGCGFPDIEDVWDGPTPWAGHVKKLSYDNLTSRMEPEDHMDSFIARESIKFLKQYKDQPFFLLTSFMKPHTPFWPPKGWAELYPPQDLELPEWGDLSGYPPHISYRMPLTRDRKKRLKAHSAGYRGNLAFVDSCIGQVYHALEELGLLDNTIVVYTSDHGEMDGDHGMFQKFCLFEPSIKVPLIISYPKSLPVNKVSEALIEQIGLYPTLCDLVGIEQPKSVTNYPVPNAPEKMDGISFANLIQDPTKEGPSEVYAEYALRSNLNMYMIRAKRYKYVHNHTSTHELYDIQEDPNENHNLINEMGLQGIVRELRDKLYKWYDPEQNPFRGTER from the coding sequence GATGTACCTTGGACCGAAGGCACAGCTATATGCGAACGAGGTTGCCAATAATCCGTTAGCCCAGGTTTTCTTCGATTATCCTGCCGATAATGGTTGCGGTTTCCCTGACATAGAGGATGTTTGGGATGGGCCGACACCTTGGGCAGGGCATGTTAAGAAGTTGAGCTATGACAATCTCACATCGCGCATGGAGCCGGAAGACCATATGGATTCGTTCATCGCCCGAGAGTCTATCAAGTTCTTGAAGCAATATAAAGATCAGCCGTTTTTCCTGTTGACGAGCTTTATGAAACCACATACTCCTTTCTGGCCGCCGAAAGGGTGGGCGGAACTCTATCCGCCGCAAGATTTGGAACTGCCGGAATGGGGTGACCTCTCCGGTTATCCTCCGCATATTTCATACAGAATGCCACTAACCCGTGATCGCAAGAAACGCCTCAAGGCCCATAGCGCAGGTTATAGGGGTAATCTCGCATTCGTGGATTCCTGCATCGGCCAGGTTTATCATGCGCTGGAAGAATTGGGGCTATTGGATAACACAATCGTGGTTTATACCTCCGACCATGGCGAGATGGACGGTGATCATGGCATGTTCCAGAAGTTCTGCCTTTTCGAACCTTCTATAAAGGTCCCGCTTATCATTAGCTATCCGAAGTCCTTGCCGGTCAATAAGGTCAGTGAGGCGCTAATCGAACAAATCGGCCTCTACCCAACCCTTTGCGATTTAGTCGGCATCGAGCAGCCCAAGTCCGTCACCAACTACCCCGTTCCTAACGCTCCCGAGAAAATGGACGGTATCAGCTTCGCCAACCTAATCCAAGACCCCACCAAAGAAGGCCCTTCTGAAGTCTATGCCGAATACGCGCTAAGGTCCAATCTGAACATGTACATGATCCGCGCCAAGCGCTACAAATACGTCCACAACCACACCTCCACCCACGAACTCTACGACATCCAAGAAGACCCCAATGAGAACCACAACTTGATAAATGAGATGGGATTGCAGGGCATAGTACGCGAGTTGAGGGACAAGCTGTACAAGTGGTACGACCCCGAGCAGAATCCATTTAGGGGGACGGAGAGGTAA
- a CDS encoding helix-turn-helix domain-containing protein, producing MIDEKPSIYEDLKQGLEEVIEWARSGMEGRLEELRILAPEYTAEDVKRIREQRNMSQGKFAFLMNVSMKTVQSWEQGKRKPSHSSARLLQIIETPDALPEMIASVQSVKHIKRDGILTASQVSETSGSYSVGKPSEKKK from the coding sequence ATGATTGATGAGAAGCCGAGCATCTATGAAGACCTAAAACAAGGCCTTGAGGAAGTAATAGAATGGGCGCGCAGTGGAATGGAAGGCCGGCTGGAGGAATTGCGTATCCTAGCGCCTGAATATACGGCTGAGGACGTGAAGCGCATTCGCGAACAGCGGAACATGAGTCAAGGCAAGTTCGCTTTCCTGATGAACGTCTCAATGAAGACCGTCCAAAGCTGGGAGCAGGGAAAGCGCAAGCCAAGCCATTCATCAGCGCGTCTGCTACAGATTATCGAAACGCCTGATGCGCTACCCGAAATGATCGCAAGCGTTCAATCTGTTAAGCACATAAAGCGGGACGGTATCCTTACAGCTAGTCAGGTTTCTGAGACGTCTGGTAGCTACAGCGTTGGTAAGCCTTCTGAGAAAAAGAAATAG